Below is a genomic region from Deltaproteobacteria bacterium.
CAAACGAAGGGTTGTGCGACTTTCATCCAGTAGCCGGATAGAGGATGCCTTTACATTCATGGATTCCGCCACATCCTTCGTAAGGGTTTCAAGGATCTCCTTGATGTCCCTGCTGCCCGTGATATCGGATGCCAATTTGAGGAAAATCCGGGTGGCATTGCGAAGTTTCGCGATGCGGTCCGCCTTGTCTATGGACAGGCCGCCCATATCGGCAAGCACCGTAAAAAATTCAATTTCCTTATCCGAAAAATCCCGGATATCGGACGTGTAGAGGGCCATGCAACCCAACAGATCATCGCGCACCATGACGGGGACGACGAGAATGGAACCGATTCCTTCTTTAATTTTGGATTCCCTGTTCTGCAGGCGGTCATCATTTATGGCGTCCCGATAGTGGAGGTAGCCGCTTTTCTTCAGCATCTTCATAATCGGTAGCGTCCGGCCCGGCGCGGTGTGGACATAATTCCTGGAGAGGCCTGTCTGGGCCGCAATCGTGTACTGGGTTCTGGTCTCATCACTGGCCAGAAACAGGCACGCCCCCTTGGCATGCATCGTGGCCGCAGCGGACTTTACGATCATCCGGCAGAGCTTTTCCCGATCGTTCGTCGCGCTCAGAACTTTGGCAATCTTGTGAATTTCCCTGACGTATTCGTTCATGTCATACTCTCTTTTCTTTTAAGTCGTTTGTTTAATGGAACCGTCCCCGTCTGTCCTTTTGGTGGTTAACGTCATATCCCCTGAGAGTCATCGTGTTTCGTCAGCCACCAGATTATTTTCGGGGAAAATTCGCGCTGCGTTTTGGAACTCACGTAGATTCCGATATGCCCCGTATCGAGGCAGAGATCTTCTTTATGCACGCTGGCGATCTTGGAGGTGAACTGATCGCACGACTGCGGCGGCACCAGGTGGTCATAGCGTCCATAGATATTGAGTACGGGCATTGTAATGTTTTTCAGCTCAACCCGTTTGCCGCCCAGGATGATTTCATCCTTGATAAGGCGGTTTTCCAAGTACATCCATTTTATGAATTCTCGAAAAGTCTCTCCGGGGAGATCCGGGCTATCGAATATCCAGCGCTCCATGCGAATGAAGTTTTCCAGAAAATCCTTGTTGTGAATGTTTTCCAGGAATCCGACGTACTTGTCGATCATGAGACGCGCCGGGTTGAGGAGGAGGAAGCCGAGATTCATGATGTCGCCCGGGATATTCCCGTAGGAAGCAACCAGTTTGTCCGGGTCCAGAGATTTTGCCCAGACGTTGAGCAGACCTGCTTCGTGATCAAAATTCGTGGGTGTCACGGTCAGGACCAGGTTCTTGATTTTTTCCGGGTGCAAGGCCGCGTGCATGACGCACATGGTTCCCCCCTGGCAGATACCCATGATGTTGATCTGGTTTATCCCGTACGCATTGCGAACGAAATCGACACAACTGTCAATGTAGCCGTTCACGTGATCGTCCAGATTTAGAAAACGGTCTTTCCGAGTCGGGTATCCCCAGTCAATCATGTAGACATCGAGGCCCGCGGCGAGAAATCTCTCCACCACGCTGCGGCCGGGCTGCAGGTCGAGCATGGTCTCCCGGTTCACTTGGGCATAAACGATCAGAAGCGGTGTCTTGAGAGAGGGCGACGTGACGGGACGATAGCGCTTCAACTTGACGCGGTCTTCTTCCCAGACCACATCATAAGGCGTTGTGGCAATGTCTGTTTCCAGAGGGTTCAGAAGGACTTCCCTGGCGACGCGGAGGCGGTCACAGAAGTTTGCCGTGTCCCCTGCGACACGGGCCATGATTAATTCCCCCGCCTTGATATAGGGCGCCATCATATCGGCAATTGTAGGTTTTTCTTCACTTTGCATCTGTTTTCCCCTGGGACTCCCCGGCATTTATTCCTTTCGTTTGCCGCTGCCGTCTTTCCTGCGCTTTTCGCCTTGCCTCCGCCCTTGCTTTAAGGCGGGCTTTTTTCTCCTCTTCCCTGCGCGTCTTCTCTTCGGATATTGGCTGTTCCTCTATCTCAAGCTCCAGGTTGGCCGCCATGTTCGGACTGACGGAAACGTTCTTCTCGGCCTCTCTTTGAGCCTCTTTTCGTTCAAGCTCTTTCACCCTTTTTTTCAGGATGTGGAGATCCTTATAGACTTCATCCATATCCCGGTTCGTGGGAATAGGCAGGTGCTGAAGCAAATCCATGAAGAATTCGGCGCGGGCTACCTGGAAATCGTGCATTTTATTGAGGGTTTCTCGGAGCGTTTCAATATAATCGTTGGACCGTAATAATGCCAGATAATGGTCCTCCAGTTTTTGAATCCAGAGCTGGTAAAGGGCCCGCGAACCATCAATGGCTGTATTTCCCTCACGTTCCAGTCTGGTAATTTCCTCTTTCACCGCATAATAGGATTTTTCCATAGGAATCATCAACATCTGGAAAAACTCGCCAATCGCCGACTGGAAGTCAGACGCATTTTCAACCACTTTATTGATCCGCTCCTGGTAATATCGGGTCAGGCCGATCTGCGGAATATTCAGGATCTTTCGAAAATCGTCCACATGGGTCTGATGAATCATTTTTGTTGTTTGCTTGAGAAATTCGACGATATTTTCAGAGCTTCCCGATGTGGTCATGCCCAGCATTTCGGCAATCTGTTGTTCGGACCTTATAGAGAATCCCCAGAAAGGTTGAAAAATTTTCAAAATTAAATCTCCGACGGAGCGGGTGGATTCGAACGCGTCGGGTTTCGGCATGCCCGTAATGGAGGAAAGGAACTGAAAAAACTCGAAAATTTCCTTGAAAACCACGTCAGGGCCAGGATGGGGGGGGGCCGCATCCGCATGTGTTTGGGAGGCCGCAAATGGCTTCTGCCAGTCCTTGGCGGTTTGTTGCATAGCCGCCTCCCACACGTCGACCTGGTTTTTGACCCAGTCCGCAAAAATGACGCCTTGGGTAGTCTCTTCGGTTTCAGTCTTCTTTTTGTCCTTCATGTTCTGCACCCCCTGGCGATATCGGTTCGGAAGATTCAATATCTCCCGGTTTTTCAAGTGGTTTGATGTTTTCAAAGAGTTTGCCGTATGTCGTCATGAGGGTCTGGAACTGGTCCGCCTGTTTTTTCATGAGCCCTTCGATACCCTTTGCAACCAAACCAGACTCCGGTTCCTGACGGCGGGTTTTCTTCCCCGAGGTTTTCAAAGCCTTTTCCAGCTCGGTGATCCTGCTTTTCAAATCGTCGTTTTCCCTGACGAGTGCGTCGTATGTTTTTCGCGGAACCAGTCCCAGGAGGCCGGTGAATTCCCGACAGGATTCAAGAAAATCCGCTGTAGCCTTTTCCCGGATCTGATCATTGATTTCCGAAGGATCCGCCTTCTTTTTAAGGCCATAGAATTCCCGGAACAGGTTCATGTGGAATTCGCAGGCCCTGAACCCTTCGTTTGCCAGGCGTTGCAGCGTTTCAACCTGTTCCTGCCCCCTGGCCGCATGGATCAGAAAGTTTCCCCAGAATTCCAGAAATCTTTTATCCATATCACGTTATCCTCAAGGATTCCGAAAGTTCTCTTGCCATCCTTCTGTTTCCCCTGCATGGCAGGGACTGTCAACGGTGCCTTCCAGGTCGAGGTGGAAGCGGATCGGCCCGCGCTGCCCGCCACGGAATCGCTTGTGCAGGGCGCATTCGGAGGTCGGCAGGGACCAGGAGGTGGCAATCGCACCGTGACCTCTCGGGAATTCGGTTACCTCAACGTCAATGAAATCGGCGGGCGCCAACGCCGAGTCCCGGTCAACGAGATTGTCTTCCGCCGCATAGCACAGCAGCCAGGGAATCCCTTTCTCCTGGATACACTTGAAGTTCAGGGAGCGGCCAAACAGTTTTACCGGTAGCGTGCCATCTGCGGTGACGGGTTTTGTATAGGAATCAAAACTCAATCTTGTCAACTCGACGGGCAGATCGTTGCGTTCATAAATGAGCCAATAGTTGAGTGCCGCCGCTGTCGGAGTGATCTGAAAGGGGCCATCGCCCTGGCGGCTGAACATGTCGAGGTCGCGATGGAATGTTACAAGGGGCGCTTCCTCTTCAATGCTTTTCAGTTTGAAAACCCAGCTCATGACATGGCCGTCGATCACCTCATTACCATTCGGAAGGGTTTTAACGGCGTAGCCGAGGTCCCGGAAACGCGGCGGGAGCAGTTCAATATACTTCACAAGGGCTCTGCTGCGTGTTCCATCCATTGGCGCGACACAGGTTATAAAAGCGT
It encodes:
- a CDS encoding GAF domain-containing protein, translated to MNEYVREIHKIAKVLSATNDREKLCRMIVKSAAATMHAKGACLFLASDETRTQYTIAAQTGLSRNYVHTAPGRTLPIMKMLKKSGYLHYRDAINDDRLQNRESKIKEGIGSILVVPVMVRDDLLGCMALYTSDIRDFSDKEIEFFTVLADMGGLSIDKADRIAKLRNATRIFLKLASDITGSRDIKEILETLTKDVAESMNVKASSIRLLDESRTTLRLAASYGLSERYLNKGPISAEKSIAEALQGKPVVVKNAATDPGVQYRAEKKDEGIVTILSVPIKSRDEVVGVLRLYSATSRIFSEGEIQYVMALAHMGGVAIQNMQLCEMLKDDVKDLRENSWIFRTWF
- the phaC gene encoding class III poly(R)-hydroxyalkanoic acid synthase subunit PhaC; this translates as MAPYIKAGELIMARVAGDTANFCDRLRVAREVLLNPLETDIATTPYDVVWEEDRVKLKRYRPVTSPSLKTPLLIVYAQVNRETMLDLQPGRSVVERFLAAGLDVYMIDWGYPTRKDRFLNLDDHVNGYIDSCVDFVRNAYGINQINIMGICQGGTMCVMHAALHPEKIKNLVLTVTPTNFDHEAGLLNVWAKSLDPDKLVASYGNIPGDIMNLGFLLLNPARLMIDKYVGFLENIHNKDFLENFIRMERWIFDSPDLPGETFREFIKWMYLENRLIKDEIILGGKRVELKNITMPVLNIYGRYDHLVPPQSCDQFTSKIASVHKEDLCLDTGHIGIYVSSKTQREFSPKIIWWLTKHDDSQGI